Proteins found in one Coleofasciculaceae cyanobacterium genomic segment:
- a CDS encoding glycosyltransferase family 1 protein produces the protein MLNKNSASDYQPSKILHVVGGMNRGGIETWLMHILRNIDRDRYKMDFLVHTTQPCAYDDEIRALGSRIIPCTPPSVRWWNYNSNFTQILKQYGSYDIVHSHVHHFSGYILRLAKQSQVPVRIAHSHNDTSSAEAKAGWKRKIYLALMERLIARYATLGLAASHEAAADLFGSLWKKDSRWQILYYGLDLTPFEKPVDSLALHAEFNVPPDAFVIGHVGRFETQKNHQFILEIAAEVTKQEPKMRLLLIGDGPLRQDIEQKVAQLNLSDRVIFAGLRSDVPQLMLGMIDVFLFPSLYEGLGLVFIEAQAAGITSVLSDVVPKAADVVAPLVKRLSLSNSALSWAEAILNLKHEAKTAIARSEALSLVANSQFNLEVCLEQLTKIYQSQFS, from the coding sequence ATGCTTAATAAAAACTCAGCATCAGATTACCAGCCAAGCAAAATCCTTCATGTCGTTGGTGGCATGAATCGGGGTGGCATCGAAACCTGGCTAATGCACATACTGCGAAATATTGACCGCGATCGCTATAAGATGGACTTTTTGGTTCACACTACACAACCTTGCGCTTATGACGATGAGATTCGCGCTCTTGGCAGTCGGATTATTCCCTGTACGCCTCCATCTGTGCGCTGGTGGAATTATAATTCAAATTTTACTCAAATTCTGAAGCAATACGGTTCTTATGACATTGTACACAGTCATGTTCATCACTTTAGTGGCTATATTCTTCGTTTGGCAAAACAGTCTCAAGTGCCGGTGCGGATTGCTCACTCTCACAACGATACCTCTTCAGCAGAAGCTAAGGCAGGATGGAAGCGAAAAATTTATCTTGCTTTAATGGAACGGCTAATTGCTCGCTATGCAACTCTTGGTCTGGCAGCCAGTCATGAAGCAGCAGCAGACTTGTTTGGCTCACTCTGGAAAAAAGATTCCCGCTGGCAGATTCTTTACTATGGTCTCGATCTAACACCATTTGAAAAACCGGTTGATTCGCTCGCCCTTCATGCTGAATTCAATGTTCCTCCTGATGCCTTTGTCATTGGTCATGTGGGAAGATTCGAGACTCAAAAGAACCATCAGTTTATTTTAGAAATTGCAGCAGAGGTTACCAAACAAGAACCAAAGATGCGCCTTTTGCTTATAGGAGATGGACCACTGCGTCAGGATATAGAACAAAAAGTAGCTCAGTTAAACTTAAGCGATCGCGTAATCTTCGCTGGTTTACGTTCTGATGTTCCACAGTTGATGTTAGGTATGATAGATGTGTTTCTTTTTCCTTCGTTATACGAGGGATTAGGACTGGTATTTATTGAGGCTCAAGCAGCAGGAATAACTAGTGTTTTGTCTGATGTCGTTCCTAAGGCAGCAGATGTAGTCGCTCCCCTAGTCAAACGGTTATCTTTATCTAATTCAGCACTCTCTTGGGCAGAAGCAATTTTGAACCTAAAGCACGAAGCGAAAACAGCGATTGCTCGTTCTGAAGCTTTATCTCTGGTGGCAAACAGTCAATTTAATTTGGAAGTATGCCTAGAACAATTAACAAAAATTTATCAATCTCAATTTAGTTAA
- a CDS encoding oligosaccharide flippase family protein yields the protein MQSKQLTLRRNFSWTFVGNAVYAACQWGMLVVLAKLGSPEMVGQFTLGLAITAPVFMFTNLQLRHIQATDAKQQYLFGDYLSLRLISTALGLALIAMITLAAGYRWEISLVILLVGLAKAFESISDVFYGLIQQQERMDRIALSLMLKGPISLIMLGLGVYLSGNIIWGMIGLVVSWAIVAIGYDLRNGKSILKNIRRDTHNKELILDARLKLNWERKKLANLIWLALPLGFGMLLISLNVNIPRYFVERYLGERELGFFAAIAYLMVAGNMVVNALGESATPKLAKYYAAGDSKAFRKLLIWLLGIAASLGGLAIIVAKVAGSQILTLVYQPEYAKYVDLFVWLMVAAGISYISSFLGYAMTAARYFRVQMPLFSIATATSALSCFWLVPTFELKGAAIALILSAVVQAIMTFGVIIHALNTINKHA from the coding sequence ATGCAAAGTAAACAATTAACACTACGGCGTAATTTCTCGTGGACTTTTGTGGGCAATGCTGTTTACGCAGCTTGTCAGTGGGGAATGTTAGTTGTGTTGGCAAAACTTGGTAGCCCAGAAATGGTAGGACAATTCACTCTGGGATTGGCGATTACTGCTCCTGTGTTTATGTTTACCAATTTACAGTTGCGACATATACAGGCAACAGACGCTAAACAACAGTACCTTTTTGGCGACTATCTAAGTCTACGTCTTATTTCAACTGCTTTGGGATTAGCTTTAATTGCGATGATTACTTTGGCAGCAGGGTATCGCTGGGAAATTTCGCTAGTAATTCTGCTGGTTGGTCTGGCAAAAGCTTTTGAGTCTATTAGCGATGTATTCTACGGTCTAATTCAGCAGCAGGAACGAATGGATCGTATTGCTTTATCCTTAATGCTCAAAGGTCCTATATCACTAATAATGTTAGGTCTGGGTGTATATCTATCGGGTAATATTATCTGGGGGATGATAGGGTTGGTTGTAAGTTGGGCTATAGTCGCCATCGGCTATGATCTTCGTAACGGTAAGTCGATTTTAAAAAATATTCGAAGAGATACCCATAATAAAGAATTAATTTTAGATGCTCGATTAAAACTTAATTGGGAGCGAAAAAAATTAGCTAATTTAATTTGGCTCGCTTTACCTTTAGGTTTTGGAATGCTGTTAATTTCTTTAAACGTTAATATTCCACGTTACTTTGTTGAGAGATATTTAGGAGAACGAGAACTAGGCTTTTTTGCTGCCATAGCTTACTTAATGGTGGCAGGAAATATGGTAGTCAATGCGCTAGGGGAATCAGCCACTCCAAAATTAGCAAAGTACTATGCAGCAGGAGATAGTAAAGCTTTTAGAAAGCTACTGATTTGGTTATTGGGTATTGCTGCTTCGCTTGGTGGATTAGCGATTATAGTAGCCAAAGTAGCTGGAAGTCAAATTCTCACACTTGTCTATCAGCCTGAGTATGCTAAATATGTAGATTTATTTGTCTGGCTAATGGTTGCAGCAGGAATCAGCTATATTTCTTCTTTTTTAGGCTATGCAATGACAGCCGCTAGATACTTTCGTGTACAAATGCCTTTGTTTTCAATAGCTACAGCTACTTCTGCTTTAAGTTGCTTTTGGTTAGTTCCTACTTTTGAACTTAAGGGAGCAGCGATCGCCTTAATCCTTTCAGCAGTTGTTCAAGCGATTATGACTTTTGGAGTAATTATTCATGCACTCAACACAATTAACAAGCATGCTTAA
- a CDS encoding argininosuccinate synthase, with product MGRADKVVLAYSGGVDTTVCIPYLKEEWGVKEVITLAADLGQGEELEPIQKKALKYGAVESLVENATESFVKNYAFPAIQANTLYENRYPLSTALARPLIAKLLVEAAEKYGADAVAHGCTGKGNDQVRFDVGIMALNPSLKVLAPAREWGMSREEAISYGEKFGLEFPVKKSSPYSIDRNLLGRSIEAGILEDPMAEPPEEIYVMTKAIADTPDEPEYITIGFEQGLPITINGKKLDPVALITQLNETVGKHGIGRIDMLENRVVGIKSREIYEAPALLVLINAHRDLESLTLTGDITQYKRGIEQTYGELIYRGLWYSPLKEALDGFIQKTQERVSGEVRIKLFKGNAIIVGRQSDNSIYTPDLATYGAEDQFDHKAAEGFIYIWGLPTRVWSQKTRSL from the coding sequence ATGGGACGCGCAGATAAAGTTGTCTTAGCTTATTCGGGTGGAGTAGATACTACCGTATGTATTCCATATCTAAAAGAAGAGTGGGGAGTAAAAGAAGTAATTACCCTGGCTGCTGACTTAGGACAAGGAGAAGAATTAGAGCCAATTCAGAAAAAGGCGTTGAAATATGGTGCGGTTGAATCTTTAGTGGAAAACGCTACCGAAAGCTTTGTCAAAAATTATGCTTTCCCCGCTATTCAAGCTAATACTCTGTATGAAAATCGTTATCCTTTATCCACTGCCTTAGCCCGCCCTCTAATTGCTAAATTATTAGTTGAAGCTGCGGAAAAATATGGTGCAGATGCAGTAGCTCATGGCTGTACGGGGAAAGGTAATGACCAAGTGCGGTTTGATGTGGGCATTATGGCACTTAATCCTAGTCTAAAAGTATTAGCCCCCGCTAGAGAATGGGGTATGAGTCGAGAAGAAGCAATTTCCTATGGCGAAAAATTTGGCTTAGAATTTCCCGTGAAAAAGTCTTCTCCCTACAGTATCGATCGCAATTTACTCGGTCGCAGCATTGAAGCTGGAATACTTGAAGATCCGATGGCAGAGCCTCCTGAAGAGATTTATGTCATGACTAAAGCGATCGCCGATACTCCAGATGAACCAGAATATATTACCATCGGTTTTGAACAAGGTCTTCCCATAACCATCAATGGGAAAAAACTAGATCCTGTTGCCTTAATTACTCAGTTGAATGAAACTGTTGGTAAACACGGTATTGGACGCATCGATATGTTAGAAAACCGTGTTGTCGGGATTAAATCACGGGAAATTTATGAAGCACCAGCCTTACTTGTTTTAATCAATGCTCACCGTGACTTAGAAAGCCTGACCCTGACAGGCGATATCACCCAATATAAACGCGGGATCGAACAAACTTATGGTGAATTAATCTATCGTGGCTTGTGGTATAGCCCTCTCAAAGAAGCTCTCGACGGCTTTATCCAAAAGACTCAAGAAAGAGTTTCAGGAGAAGTAAGAATTAAACTATTTAAAGGCAACGCTATTATTGTTGGTCGTCAGTCTGATAATTCGATCTATACTCCCGATCTCGCAACTTATGGTGCAGAAGATCAATTCGATCACAAAGCTGCGGAAGGATTTATTTATATTTGGGGTTTACCCACTAGGGTTTGGTCGCAGAAAACTAGAAGTCTTTAA
- a CDS encoding ABC transporter substrate-binding protein has protein sequence MFAALLLLPIAACNPRTLLANPNQPPQLVLTILGDPKTFNSVIATDATSAEVGGMLFDGLVTQNPLTGKIEPELAESWEISADNLEILYTLRPNLKWSDGEPLTVDDVVFTYNQLYLNPDIPTGMRDVLRIGQNGTLPKVTKVNDRQVKFTIPEPFAPFLEVSGAEILPAHILKKTVEQKDNQGQLKFLSTWTVDTPPEEIVASSAYKLKSYATAQRVVFEENPYYWKKNVVNENIPYIKEVVWEIIESTDTALMQFRSGSLDSLSVSPEYFSLLKKEEDKGNFRIENGGEVYSMTFISFNLNQGKKNGKPVINPIKSGWFNNLNFRQAVSYAINRDRMVTNVFRGLGKPQVSFISRQSPFYANNVKEYEYNPEKAKQLLLEAGFKYNQQGQLLDRDGNRVSFVLNTNTGNEIREAMGNQIEEDLAAIGIKVNFRTINFNVLINQLDNTLNWDCILLSFSGGNEPNSGYNFWALDGNSHLFNQLTVDVKERTITDWEQEISRLYIEGAKELDTEKRKEIYAEIQQIVAEKLPVICLVNPYSMSAIRNKITGVEYSALGGAFWNMEELKIAK, from the coding sequence GTGTTTGCAGCACTGTTATTACTTCCGATCGCAGCCTGCAATCCTAGAACCCTGTTGGCAAATCCTAATCAGCCACCACAATTAGTTTTGACTATTTTGGGCGATCCTAAAACTTTTAATTCGGTGATTGCTACCGATGCTACAAGTGCTGAGGTTGGAGGAATGCTATTTGATGGTTTGGTAACTCAAAATCCACTTACGGGAAAAATTGAACCTGAATTAGCCGAATCTTGGGAGATTTCGGCAGATAATTTAGAAATACTCTACACCTTAAGACCAAATCTTAAGTGGTCAGATGGTGAACCTCTAACGGTAGATGATGTGGTGTTTACCTACAATCAGCTTTACCTCAATCCAGATATTCCTACGGGAATGAGAGATGTTTTAAGAATTGGGCAGAATGGCACTTTGCCCAAAGTTACCAAAGTTAATGACAGACAGGTTAAGTTTACTATTCCCGAACCTTTTGCTCCATTTTTAGAGGTTTCAGGAGCAGAAATTCTCCCAGCTCATATCTTGAAAAAGACTGTAGAGCAAAAGGATAATCAAGGACAATTAAAGTTTCTCTCAACTTGGACAGTTGATACTCCGCCAGAAGAAATTGTTGCCAGCAGTGCTTATAAACTAAAAAGCTATGCTACTGCTCAAAGGGTTGTATTTGAAGAGAATCCTTATTACTGGAAAAAAAATGTTGTCAATGAAAATATTCCCTATATCAAAGAGGTAGTTTGGGAAATTATTGAATCTACTGATACTGCTTTGATGCAGTTTAGATCGGGTAGTTTAGATTCGCTTTCAGTTTCTCCTGAATATTTTTCTCTGTTAAAAAAGGAAGAGGATAAAGGTAACTTTCGGATTGAAAATGGGGGAGAGGTTTACAGCATGACCTTTATTTCCTTCAATCTCAATCAAGGCAAGAAAAACGGCAAGCCAGTAATTAATCCGATTAAATCTGGCTGGTTTAATAACCTTAATTTTAGGCAGGCTGTATCCTATGCAATTAATCGCGATCGCATGGTAACAAATGTTTTCCGAGGATTAGGTAAACCACAGGTATCTTTTATCTCCAGGCAATCTCCTTTTTATGCCAACAATGTCAAAGAATACGAATATAATCCTGAAAAAGCGAAACAATTGTTGCTAGAGGCAGGATTTAAATATAATCAGCAAGGTCAGTTATTAGATCGAGATGGAAACCGCGTTAGCTTTGTTTTAAACACCAATACTGGTAATGAAATCCGCGAAGCTATGGGTAATCAGATTGAAGAAGACTTAGCAGCAATAGGAATCAAGGTTAACTTCAGAACCATTAATTTCAATGTCTTGATTAACCAACTAGATAATACTCTCAACTGGGACTGTATTTTACTTAGTTTTTCGGGAGGGAATGAACCCAACAGTGGTTATAATTTTTGGGCGCTTGACGGTAACTCTCATTTATTTAATCAGTTAACGGTCGACGTAAAAGAGAGAACTATTACTGATTGGGAGCAAGAAATATCTAGACTGTACATAGAAGGGGCAAAAGAGCTAGATACAGAGAAGCGTAAGGAAATATATGCCGAAATTCAACAAATAGTAGCTGAGAAGTTGCCCGTAATTTGTCTGGTGAATCCTTACTCAATGTCAGCAATACGCAACAAGATAACAGGAGTCGAATATTCTGCTCTTGGTGGTGCATTTTGGAACATGGAAGAGTTAAAGATTGCCAAATAA
- a CDS encoding Gfo/Idh/MocA family oxidoreductase: MINDNQIGVAVLGTGFGQKIHIPGFQYHPRTEVVAVYNRSLSKAKEIADANKIYYAYNDLDRILSLSEVDAVSISTPPFLHYEMAKKVLEAKKHLLLEKPMAMNASQVKELYYLAQAQGVVAIADFEFRYVPAWQLLAEYLQADYVGKKRLIKIDWLVTSRANPERDWNWYSQQDAGGGALGAVASHAFDYINWLFGSVSRLCGYLNCAIPQRPDHNDGGIMKPVDADDTCLIMMELADGTPIQLSISSVTYSGRGHWVEIYGEEGTLVLGSSNLKDYVHGFELLAAPAEKSLKKVSIPKKYDFSQVFTDGRLAPFIRVVDRFIASIDSDKSLVPSLKEGVYSQLLMDLTHQSHQQKTWVNVPDIEQFMAN; the protein is encoded by the coding sequence ATGATAAATGATAATCAGATTGGCGTAGCTGTACTTGGTACGGGATTTGGGCAAAAAATACACATTCCAGGTTTTCAATATCATCCTCGTACTGAAGTAGTAGCTGTATATAACCGCAGTCTTAGCAAAGCTAAAGAAATTGCCGACGCAAATAAGATTTACTACGCCTACAATGATCTCGATCGCATTCTATCTCTATCTGAAGTGGATGCGGTAAGTATCTCCACTCCGCCATTTTTGCACTATGAGATGGCAAAGAAAGTCTTAGAAGCAAAAAAACATCTGCTGTTGGAAAAGCCGATGGCAATGAACGCCTCACAGGTTAAAGAACTATATTACCTTGCCCAAGCTCAAGGAGTAGTAGCGATCGCTGATTTTGAATTTCGTTATGTTCCAGCTTGGCAACTCTTGGCAGAATATTTACAGGCTGATTACGTGGGCAAAAAAAGATTAATTAAGATTGACTGGCTAGTTACCAGCCGCGCTAACCCCGAACGGGATTGGAATTGGTATTCGCAACAGGACGCTGGGGGTGGTGCATTGGGTGCGGTGGCTTCCCATGCTTTTGACTATATTAACTGGCTATTTGGCTCTGTATCTCGACTCTGCGGTTATCTTAACTGTGCTATTCCCCAACGCCCCGATCATAACGACGGTGGCATAATGAAGCCTGTGGATGCAGATGATACTTGCTTAATTATGATGGAGTTGGCAGACGGTACTCCAATACAGCTATCGATTAGTTCTGTTACCTATAGCGGTAGAGGGCATTGGGTAGAAATATATGGCGAAGAAGGAACATTGGTTTTAGGCAGTAGTAACTTGAAAGATTATGTTCATGGGTTTGAATTATTGGCTGCCCCCGCTGAAAAATCTTTAAAAAAGGTTTCCATACCTAAAAAATATGATTTTTCTCAGGTATTTACTGACGGTAGATTAGCCCCGTTTATTCGAGTAGTCGATCGCTTTATCGCCTCAATCGATTCTGATAAATCTCTTGTTCCCTCTCTTAAAGAGGGGGTTTACTCACAATTATTGATGGATTTAACCCATCAGTCTCATCAACAAAAAACTTGGGTAAATGTACCTGACATTGAACAATTTATGGCTAATTAA
- a CDS encoding DUF4327 family protein: MISTASTKRYSFVEIREEAIYLVQIGEIALDRPLRILFEYLPAKQWNVIECELERHDYLLRDRIIDLVGKISWESD; encoded by the coding sequence ATGATATCCACAGCATCGACTAAACGCTATTCTTTTGTTGAAATTCGTGAAGAAGCGATCTATCTGGTTCAAATTGGCGAGATCGCTTTGGATCGACCTCTACGAATTTTATTTGAATATTTACCTGCTAAACAGTGGAATGTAATTGAATGTGAACTGGAGAGGCATGACTATTTATTGCGCGATCGCATTATTGATCTGGTTGGAAAAATAAGTTGGGAAAGCGACTAA
- a CDS encoding DNA phosphorothioation system restriction enzyme produces MNQIDWQKLAALYRDKHQDKRLKESKKSYQSSNLGIPVFPDNLSLRKYQHQVVANWLENKGRGTLKMATGSGKTIIALAIAVELYQQIGLQILLIVCPYRHLVTQWSRECQKFNLLPIIAMTRADNWQGKLSNQLYNLQNSAQSFLTIITTNSTLISQGFQSQLKYFPAKTLIVGDEAHNLGSSRLESSLPRNIGLRLALSATPERQYDELGTEALLNYFGSIIQPEFTLADAIKQGALVNYLYYPVFVELTASESWEYAQLTKRIGWTLNKNPSFLGNDTLTSLLTKRSRLIATAANKLTCLKELMTSRLNTSHTLFYCGDGNLDAETRQIDAVTHLLGKELGYRVNTYTTDTSLEERERLRRQFELGELQGLVAIRCLDEGIDIPAIKTAIILASSSNPRQFIQRRGRILRPHPGKSQATLFDTIVIPPSLERDTWEVERNLLRKELLRFLTFAELADNADEATKQLLQLQERYEL; encoded by the coding sequence GTGAATCAAATAGATTGGCAAAAGTTAGCTGCTTTATATCGCGATAAACATCAAGACAAACGATTAAAAGAAAGTAAAAAAAGTTATCAAAGTAGTAATTTAGGAATTCCTGTTTTTCCTGATAACTTAAGCCTGAGAAAATACCAGCATCAGGTAGTAGCTAACTGGCTAGAAAATAAAGGTAGGGGAACATTAAAAATGGCAACAGGCAGTGGTAAAACTATCATTGCTTTGGCGATCGCCGTAGAACTATATCAGCAGATAGGACTACAGATCTTATTAATAGTTTGTCCCTATCGGCACTTAGTAACTCAGTGGTCGAGAGAATGTCAGAAGTTTAATCTCTTGCCGATTATTGCGATGACGCGGGCGGACAATTGGCAAGGGAAACTTTCTAACCAGCTTTATAATTTACAAAACTCAGCTCAATCTTTTCTGACAATTATTACTACTAACTCGACTTTAATTAGTCAAGGTTTTCAATCGCAGCTAAAATACTTTCCTGCCAAAACTTTAATAGTTGGAGATGAAGCACATAACTTAGGTTCAAGTCGCCTAGAATCAAGCTTACCCCGTAATATTGGTCTACGTTTAGCTCTTTCGGCAACTCCAGAAAGACAATACGATGAATTAGGCACAGAAGCCTTACTTAACTATTTCGGTTCAATAATTCAGCCAGAGTTTACTTTAGCCGATGCTATCAAACAAGGAGCATTAGTTAACTATTTATACTATCCAGTATTTGTCGAATTAACCGCATCGGAATCTTGGGAATATGCTCAACTTACTAAACGTATCGGCTGGACTTTAAACAAAAATCCTAGCTTTTTAGGTAATGATACATTAACCTCATTATTGACCAAGCGATCGCGGTTAATTGCCACCGCAGCCAATAAGTTAACTTGTCTTAAAGAATTAATGACATCAAGGCTAAATACTAGCCACACACTTTTCTATTGCGGTGATGGAAATTTAGATGCTGAAACACGGCAAATCGATGCTGTCACCCACCTATTAGGTAAAGAATTAGGCTACCGTGTCAATACCTATACTACCGATACATCTTTAGAAGAACGAGAACGTCTACGCCGTCAATTTGAACTAGGCGAGTTACAAGGGTTAGTGGCAATACGTTGTTTAGACGAAGGAATAGATATCCCTGCCATCAAAACCGCGATCATCCTCGCCAGCAGCAGTAATCCTCGTCAATTCATTCAACGTCGCGGTAGAATTTTGCGTCCCCATCCTGGCAAAAGTCAAGCAACCTTGTTTGACACTATTGTTATTCCTCCCAGTTTAGAACGAGATACTTGGGAAGTAGAAAGAAATTTATTACGTAAGGAATTACTCAGATTTCTCACCTTTGCCGAATTAGCTGACAATGCAGATGAGGCTACCAAGCAATTACTTCAACTGCAAGAACGATATGAGCTTTGA
- a CDS encoding NAD(P)-dependent oxidoreductase, giving the protein MKRIFITGASGCIGHYMTETLIQNTNHELYLLVRNPDKLQFDYQARSGIHLLVGDISHIEKYSDLLLKDINVAILAATAWGGRDETYDINVVKTLALINLLNPQICERVIYFSTASILDRNNQLLLPASQFGHDYIRTKYQCFSQLSQQTIADKIIAVFPTLVFGGEKNKPYSHLSAGISDVTKWIGLIRWFSLDGSFHFIHAKDIAEVIRYLVENPDFSPTPKESAAVDCLVLGNPAISVDRAIAEITSYFNQKVYLSIPLYVWLTNIFIKIFRIQMDSWSRFSLNYRHFIYSNPVTPASFGMENYCSTVKDLMKASGM; this is encoded by the coding sequence ATGAAACGGATTTTTATTACTGGCGCGAGTGGTTGTATTGGTCACTACATGACAGAGACATTAATTCAAAATACCAATCATGAACTATATTTGCTAGTAAGAAATCCAGATAAGCTTCAGTTTGATTACCAGGCTCGTTCAGGAATTCATCTTTTAGTTGGGGATATATCTCATATTGAAAAATACAGTGATTTACTCTTAAAAGATATTAATGTGGCGATCTTGGCAGCAACAGCTTGGGGAGGCAGAGACGAAACCTACGATATTAATGTAGTTAAAACCTTGGCGTTAATCAATCTGCTCAATCCTCAAATTTGTGAACGAGTTATTTATTTTTCCACCGCTAGTATTTTAGACCGCAATAATCAATTATTGTTACCCGCAAGTCAGTTTGGTCATGACTACATTCGTACTAAGTATCAGTGCTTTTCCCAACTTTCTCAACAGACAATCGCCGATAAAATTATCGCCGTCTTTCCGACTTTAGTTTTTGGGGGCGAAAAAAATAAACCTTATTCTCATTTAAGTGCTGGAATCAGCGACGTAACTAAATGGATCGGCTTAATTCGCTGGTTTAGCCTCGATGGTAGTTTCCACTTTATCCACGCTAAAGATATTGCCGAAGTAATTCGCTATTTAGTAGAAAATCCTGACTTTTCCCCCACACCAAAAGAAAGCGCAGCAGTAGACTGTCTAGTATTAGGTAACCCAGCAATTTCCGTAGATCGAGCGATCGCCGAAATAACTAGCTATTTTAATCAAAAGGTTTATCTAAGTATTCCGCTTTATGTTTGGCTAACTAACATCTTCATTAAAATCTTTCGGATTCAAATGGATTCTTGGAGTCGCTTCTCTCTCAATTACCGCCATTTTATCTACAGCAACCCCGTTACTCCTGCTAGCTTTGGCATGGAGAATTACTGTTCCACCGTTAAAGATTTAATGAAAGCTTCAGGCATGTAA
- a CDS encoding Fe2+-dependent dioxygenase, whose translation MIFSIDQILSPDEVAEIKQVLSQAEFIDGKLTAGWHAKLVKNNQQLKAGTSQKELKTKVRTAINKNALFESAIRPKLIHSLLFSRYDVGMSYDTHVDNALMGGSSGLYRSDISFTLFLNSPQDYEGGELVIEGVQSEQSYKLEAGSAIVYPSTTLHRVNPVTQGTRLVVVGWVQSIIRNASDREILFDLETARRAIFAKSGKVPEFDLISKSIANLLRKWADV comes from the coding sequence ATGATTTTTTCCATCGACCAAATACTTTCCCCTGACGAGGTGGCAGAAATTAAGCAAGTTTTGTCACAAGCCGAATTTATTGATGGCAAACTTACAGCAGGATGGCACGCTAAGTTAGTTAAGAACAATCAGCAGTTAAAAGCAGGAACATCTCAGAAGGAGTTAAAAACCAAGGTTCGCACCGCAATTAATAAAAATGCTCTATTTGAGTCAGCGATTCGCCCTAAGCTAATTCATTCATTACTATTCAGCCGATATGATGTGGGAATGTCTTATGATACCCATGTTGATAATGCGCTAATGGGAGGAAGTTCTGGTTTATATCGTTCTGATATTTCTTTTACCCTTTTCCTCAATTCACCTCAAGATTATGAAGGCGGAGAATTAGTTATTGAGGGAGTACAGTCAGAACAAAGCTATAAATTAGAGGCGGGTTCGGCGATTGTTTATCCTTCGACTACTCTGCATCGTGTAAATCCTGTGACACAGGGAACTAGATTAGTTGTGGTAGGTTGGGTGCAAAGTATAATACGTAATGCTAGCGATCGCGAAATTCTGTTTGATTTGGAAACCGCCCGTCGTGCAATCTTCGCTAAATCGGGAAAAGTCCCAGAGTTCGATCTGATTTCTAAAAGTATTGCTAACCTACTCCGTAAATGGGCAGATGTCTAA